The following are encoded together in the Glycine max cultivar Williams 82 chromosome 8, Glycine_max_v4.0, whole genome shotgun sequence genome:
- the LOC100807107 gene encoding translocase of chloroplast 159, chloroplastic: MDSSSLPQTSLPPASDSENDDGFLSGEESDFEPEPTRPVLVNSSSQPPHEPVFDSPPHRPIAKVSGDDDDDDDDGSIVEDADDDVVLEEGGEKEESGEAVKDGEVSDSNEVFVEASGGDDVAVENGVEFSGADKGFEGAAVELNEKEDKVNDGGTDNSDSEVVVDEKKGEGVDVEKDDDGGGGVDAAVDNVEVNVLGSGDDVGVEESQIKGLDEAAVSLENGFEPIEKGEEEVVDGGDESAVGPVHDGQSGTEGVGVGENGVEGDGLKSDIDVPPEEGGGGSEFVEKNEVKMEGDVGQHGDREIDDSVLDGEIGSHVEEIGGNGEREINGSVSDEKGDGLVFGSTEAANKFLEDLELHQSRDAERIVTDSDEEEESDDEGEGKELFDTATLAALLKAASGADQDGGSITITSQDGSRLFSVERPAGLGSPLQSGKPAVRQTRPSLFTPSMSRPSAISDSNLSQEEKNKLEKLHEIRVKYLRLVHRLGFTTEESIAAQVLYRMTLVAGRQSGQMFSVESAKETASRLEAEGRDDFDFSVNILVLGKAGVGKSATINSIFGETKTSINACGPATTSVKEIVGVVDGVKLRIFDTPGLKSSALEQNFNMKVLSAVKKLTKKSPPDIVLYVDRLDLQTRDMNDLPMLRSITSVLGSSIWRNVIVTLTHAASAPPDGPSGAPLSYEVFVAQRSHTVQQTIGQAVGDLRLMNPSLMNPVSLVENHPSCRKNRDGQKVLPNGQSWRPLLLLLCFSMKILSDASNSTKTQESFDHRRLFGFRPRSPPLPYLLSSLLQTHTYPKLPADQSGPDNGDSDVEMADLSDSDLDEDEDEYDQLPPFKPMKKSQVAKLTKEQQKAYFDEYDYRVKLLQKKQWREELRRMREMKKKGNTKENDYGYMEEDDQENGSPAAVPVPLPDMAMPPSFDSDNPAYRYRFLEPTSQLLTRPVLDNHGWDHDCGYDGVNIEQSLAIINKFPAAVTVHVTKDKKDFTIQLDSSVAAKLGENGSAMAGFDIQSVGKQLSYSVRGETKLKNFKRNKTSAGVSVTYLGENVCTGLKVEDQIAVGKRLVLVGSTGVVKSKTDSAYGANVEVRLREADFPIGQDQSSLSLSLVKWRGDLALGANLQSQISVGRGYKVAVRAGLNNKLSGQITVRTSSSDQLQIALVAILPIAKAIYKNFWPGASENYSIY, translated from the coding sequence AtggattcttcttctcttccccAAACCTCTCTTCCTCCCGCTTCCGACTCTGAGAACGATGATGGCTTCTTAAGCGGTGAAGAGTCCGATTTCGAGCCCGAGCCCACCAGGCCCGTTCTCGTCAACTCTTCTTCTCAGCCCCCTCATGAGCCCGTCTTCGATTCTCCTCCCCACAGACCCATTGCGAAGGTGTCCGGggacgatgatgatgatgatgatgacggtTCCATTGTTGAGGACGCGGACGACGACGTCGTTTTGGAGGAAGGCGGTGAGAAAGAGGAATCGGGTGAGGCGGTGAAGGATGGGGAAGTTAGCGATAGTAACGAGGTctttgtggaggcctctggcgGTGATGATGTTGCTGTTGAGAATGGAGTCGAATTCAGTGGCGCTGATAAAGGGTTTGAGGGTGCTGCTGTTGAATTGAATGAGAAAGAGGACAAAGTTAATGACGGTGGGACCGATAATTCGGATTCTGAAGTTGTGGTGGACGAGAAGAAGGGTGAGGGTGTTGATGTTGAAAAGgatgatgatggtggtggtggtgtggATGCTGCTGTTGATAACGTCGAGGTTAATGTGTTGGGGTCTGGGGATGATGTGGGGGTTGAGGAGTCTCAGATTAAAGGGCTAGACGAGGCCGCGGTGAGTCTGGAGAATGGTTTTGAGCCCATTGAGAAGGGTGAGGAGGAGGTTGTTGATGGGGGTGATGAGTCTGCCGTTGGCCCTGTACATGACGGTCAATCGGGTACTGaaggtgttggtgttggtgAGAATGGAGTTGAAGGGGATGGGTTGAAGAGTGACATTGATGTTCCTCCTGAGGAAGGTGGTGGAGGTTCGGAGTTTGTTGAGAAAAATGAAGTAAAGATGGAGGGTGATGTTGGTCAACATGGTGACAGGGAGATTGATGATTCGGTGTTGGATGGGGAAATTGGGAGCCATGTGGAGGAGATTGGTGGCAATGGTGAGAGGGAGATTAATGGTTCGGTGTCGGATGAGAAGGGTGATGGACTGGTGTTTGGAAGCACTGAGGCTGCCAATAAGTTCCTGGAGGATTTGGAATTACATCAATCGCGTGATGCTGAGAGGATTGTTACTGACTCGGACGAAGAAGAGGAGTCTGACGATGAAGGAGAAGGCAAGGAGCTGTTTGATACTGCTACATTGGCAGCTCTTTTGAAAGCGGCATCGGGTGCGGACCAAGATGGCGGCAGCATCACAATAACCTCTCAAGATGGGTCCAGGCTTTTCTCTGTTGAGCGCCCTGCTGGCTTGGGATCACCGCTCCAGTCAGGTAAACCTGCCGTGAGGCAAACTCGTCCGAGTCTTTTTACTCCTTCCATGAGTAGACCTAGTGCCATTTCTGATAGCAATTTGAGCCAAGAGGAGAAAAATAAACTGGAGAAATTGCATGAAATTAGGGTCAAATACTTGAGACTAGTTCATAGGCTGGGTTTTACTACAGAAGAATCAATAGCAGCACAGGTGCTGTATCGGATGACACTTGTTGCAGGCAGGCAAAGTGGTCAAATGTTTAGCGTAGAGTCTGCAAAGGAGACTGCTTCGCGTCTTGAAGCTGAGGGAAgagatgattttgatttttctgtaaATATTCTGGTTCTTGGGAAAGCAGGTGTGGGCAAGAGTGCTACAATAAATTCAATTTTCGGCGAGACAAAGACCAGCATTAATGCTTGTGGTCCTGCTACTACTTCTGTGAAAGAAATTGTTGGGGTGGTTGATGGAGTGAAGTTAAGGATTTTTGACACACCAGGCCTCAAATCTTCTGCATTGGAACAAAATTTCAATATGAAAGTCCTGTCTGCGGTGAAGAAATTGACTAAAAAATCTCCCCCTGATATTGTCCTCTATGTGGATCGCCTGGACCTGCAAACTAGAGATATGAATGACCTGCCTATGTTAAGATCAATTACTAGTGTCCTGGGTTCATCAATATGGCGAAATGTCATAGTCACTCTGACCCATGCTGCCTCTGCTCCTCCAGACGGGCCATCAGGTGCCCCATTGAGTTATGAAGTATTTGTTGCTCAAAGATCTCATACAGTTCAACAAACCATTGGACAAGCTGTTGGGGACCTACGTCTTATGAATCCGAGCTTAATGAATCCAGTTTCTCTTGTTGAAAACCATCCTTCTTGTCGAAAAAATAGAGATGGCCAGAAGGTGCTTCCTAATGGTCAAAGTTGGAGACCTCTCTTGTTGCTCTTATGCTTCTCAATGAAGATTCTCTCTGATGCTAGTAACTCTACAAAAACTCAAGAATCATTTGACCACCGCAGGCTGTTTGGTTTTCGTCCCCGCTCCCCACCACTTCCATACTTGTTATCTTCGTTATTGCAGACACATACATACCCAAAACTCCCTGCAGATCAAAGTGGGCCTGACAATGGTGATTCTGATGTTGAAATGGCTGATTTATCTGATTCTGATCTAGATGAAGATGAGGATGAGTATGACCAGCTCCCACCATTTAAGCCTATGAAGAAATCTCAGGTTGCTAAGCTTACTAAAGAACAGCAGAAAGCATATTTTGATGAGTACGATTATCGGGTGAAACTTCTACAGAAAAAGCAATGGAGAGAGGAGTTGAGAAGGATGAGAGAGATGAAGAAAAAAGGTAACACAAAAGAAAATGACTATGGTTACATGGAAGAAGATGATCAAGAGAATGGAAGTCCAGCAGCAGTGCCAGTTCCATTGCCTGATATGGCCATGCCACCATCCTTTGACAGTGACAATCCAGCCTATAGATACCGTTTCTTAGAGCCAACTTCACAACTCCTGACAAGGCCAGTCTTAGACAACCATGGATGGGATCACGATTGTGGTTATGATGGTGTAAACATTGAACAGAGTCTAGCTATCATCAATAAATTCCCAGCAGCTGTCACTGTTCACGTAACAAAGGATAAGAAAGACTTCACCATCCAGTTGGATTCCTCAGTTGCTGCAAAACTTGGAGAGAATGGATCAGCCATGGCAGGCTTTGACATTCAAAGCGTTGGAAAGCAGCTATCTTACAGTGTTAGAGGAgagacaaaattgaaaaatttcaaaagaaataaaacttcTGCTGGGGTGTCTGTGACATATTTGGGTGAAAATGTGTGTACTGGGCTGAAAGTTGAGGATCAGATTGCTGTGGGGAAACGCTTGGTATTAGTGGGTAGCACAGGGGTTGTGAAGTCTAAAACTGATTCTGCTTATGGTGCCAACGTTGAAGTGAGGCTTAGAGAGGCAGATTTTCCAATTGGCCAGGACCAGTCTTCACTGAGCCTTTCTCTTGTGAAGTGGAGGGGAGACCTTGCTTTAGGGGCCAATCTTCAGTCCCAAATTTCTGTTGGACGAGGTTATAAGGTGGCTGTTCGTGCTGGATTGAACAACAAGCTCAGTGGACAGATCACTGTGAGAACAAGTAGCTCAGACCAGCTTCAGATTGCCCTTGTTGCTATCCTTCCGATTGCCAAGGCTATCTACAAAAACTTCTGGCCTGGGGCTAGTGAGAATTATTCTATCTACTAG